DNA sequence from the Bremerella cremea genome:
AAGTAAGCGAAGATTCCCTCGGCCACCACCATGACCTCGCGTTGAGGATCGATCTTATCCAGCCAGCCTTGGGCGAGAACGGAAGTCTCACGATATCGGCAACTAGCACGTTCCGGAAAGAGAGCCCGTCGCAGCTGAATTACCTCGGGAAAGTCCACTTCCCACCAAGGAATGTCAGAGGAAGGATCCACTCGAAAGACGCGGCTATCTAAACCGCAGCCCAAGTGAATCACCTGGCAACGTGTGTGGCTGGCAATAAACTCTCGAATCCAAGTATCCAAGGTGTGGGCACGTACGGCCAGGGCGACAAGCCCATCGTGAGAAAGACGGAGCGTGGAAAAGTCGAAGTCGATGCACTGCTTGGCTTGTTCCGCAAACCGATCTTGCAGTAACGAATCGGCAAGTTGGCTTTCATCCGCTCTGCCACCCAACGTTATCAGCAGCGTTCGCTGTATGCTGTTCAA
Encoded proteins:
- a CDS encoding class I SAM-dependent methyltransferase gives rise to the protein MNSKIPIALNSIQRTLLITLGGRADESQLADSLLQDRFAEQAKQCIDFDFSTLRLSHDGLVALAVRAHTLDTWIREFIASHTRCQVIHLGCGLDSRVFRVDPSSDIPWWEVDFPEVIQLRRALFPERASCRYRETSVLAQGWLDKIDPQREVMVVAEGIFAYLSPGEVKQVLADIVSTFPAGEIVFDAYNRWGISFLNSLPSLRQAGVKLQFALDDPQQLVDRVPGLTLCEEQSGAPREQILRASPWMRWGYRLTQAFPKLRRMGQLLRYRFGDCATARGEFGSMFTK